The stretch of DNA CCGCGGGCGCGCCGGACGGCTGGTTCGCGACCGCCGCGGCGCGCGCTTGGACCACCGCGAGCGCGGCGGCAAGCTCCTCCGGGGTGGGGTTGCCCCGTACGA from Streptomyces sp. BA2 encodes:
- a CDS encoding acyl-CoA carboxylase subunit epsilon; the protein is MIKVVRGNPTPEELAAALAVVQARAAAVANQPSGAPAVLDAWADPARVARHRLPAPGPTSWGRTYWPG